The following coding sequences lie in one Musa acuminata AAA Group cultivar baxijiao chromosome BXJ1-8, Cavendish_Baxijiao_AAA, whole genome shotgun sequence genomic window:
- the LOC103993677 gene encoding mediator of RNA polymerase II transcription subunit 28 has product MADQQQQAPPSEPERGDAAASRARLSSRSPMGAEGHPAQLEAPPVPSPPQREEMMACVVALEAALLPCLPARELQAVDRSVHCSHQIDVERHAREFMEAAKKLQLYFVRLQREDEPTKEEMLRKEISAMEEELKTKTELIKKHQRLIDGWRKELKEQLEKHVTELETV; this is encoded by the exons ATGGCAGATCAGCAGCAGCAGGCTCCACCGTCGGAGCCAGAGAGAGGCGATGCCGCGGCGTCCCGGGCTAGGCTGTCTTCGAGGTCCCCCATGGGGGCGGAGGGGCACCCGGCTCAACTGGAAGCGCCGCCCGTACCGTCCCCGCCGCAGCGGGAGGAGATGATGGCCTGCGTGGTGGCGCTTGAGGCGGCGCTTCTCCCTTGCCTCCCCGCCCGCGAGCTCCAGGCCGTCGACCGCTCCGTCCACTGCTCCCACCAGA TTGATGTTGAACGACACGCACGAGAATTTATGGAGGCCGCTAAAAAGCTCCAACTGTATTTCGTCAGGCTGCAGCGTGAGGACGAACCCACCAAGGAGGAAATGCTTCGCAAG GAGATATccgcgatggaggaagagttaaaAACTAAAACCGAGTTGATCAAGAAGCATCAGAGGCTGATTGATGGGTGGAGGAAAGAGTTAAAAGAACAGCTGGAGAAGCACGTCACAGAATTGGAGACGGTGTAG
- the LOC103993676 gene encoding serine/threonine-protein phosphatase PP1 isoform X1 has translation MMTTKSSMGAMEGAVLDDVIHRLLEGRRSGRQVQLSEAEIRQLCLEAKNVFLAQPNLLDLHPPIKICGDIHGQYLDLLKLFEIGGFPPNSTYLFLGDYVDRGKQSLETICLLLAYKVKYPDKFFLLRGNHEDAKINRVYGFYDECKRRFNVRLWKTFCDCFNCLPMVALIDKKVLCMHGGLSPELNSLDQIREISRPIEIPDYGLLCDLLWSDPDPKNQGWGESNRGVSVTFGADKLAEFLEKHDLDLVCRGHQVVEDGYEFFGERKLVTLFSAPNYCGEFDNAGALLSIDESLCCSFEILKPHDPISTPGSSNTTKAAPKKGLSKD, from the exons ATGATGACGACGAAGAGCTCGATGGGGGCCATGGAAGGGGCGGTGCTCGACGACGTGATACACCGGCTGCTGGAGGGCAGGCGGAGCGGCCGCCAGGTCCAGCTGTCGGAGGCGGAGATCCGCCAACTCTGCCTCGAGGCCAAGAACGTCTTCCTCGCCCAGCCCAACCTCCTCGACCTCCACCCCCCCATCAAGATCTGCG gTGATATTCATGGACAATATCTCGACCTTCTCAAGCTGTTTGAAATAGGTGGCTTCCCTCCTAATTCGACTTATTTATTTCTCGGAGACTATGTGGATAGGGGCAAACAAAGCTTGGAGACAATATGTTTGCTCTTGGCATATAAAGTCAAATACCCTGATAAATTCTTTCTTCTACGTGGCAATCATGAAGATGCAAAAATAAATAGAGTCTATGGATTTTACGACGAATGTAAAAGGAGATTCAATGTTCGACTATGGAAGACATTCTGTGATTGCTTTAATTGCTTACCCATGGTAGCACTGATTGAtaaaaaggtattatgcatgcacgGGGGCCTTTCACCGGAGCTGAATAGCTTGGATCAAATTAGAGAAATCTCAAGGCCCATTGAAATCCCAGACTATGGCCTTCTCTGTGATCTACTATGGTCTGATCCTGATCCTAAGAATCAAGGATGGGGCGAAAGCAATCGCGGGGTTTCAGTTACCTTTGGCGCTGATAAACTTGCAGAGTTCTTGGAAAAGCATGATCTTGATCTAGTATGCCGCGGTCATCAA GTAGTTGAGGATGGATACGAGTTTTTCGGAGAACGAAAATTAGTTACTCTATTTTCAGCGCCAAACTACTGCGGGGAGTTCGATAATGCGGGTGCATTGTTGAGCATAGATGAAAGCCTGTGCTGTTCATTTGAGATATTGAAACCTCATGATCCCATATCTACTCCAGGCAGCTCCAACACAACAAAAGCAGCTCCTAAGAAG GGCTTGTCTAAAGATTAA
- the LOC103993676 gene encoding serine/threonine-protein phosphatase PP1 isozyme 8 isoform X2: protein MMTTKSSMGAMEGAVLDDVIHRLLEGRRSGRQVQLSEAEIRQLCLEAKNVFLAQPNLLDLHPPIKICGDIHGQYLDLLKLFEIGGFPPNSTYLFLGDYVDRGKQSLETICLLLAYKVKYPDKFFLLRGNHEDAKINRVYGFYDECKRRFNVRLWKTFCDCFNCLPMVALIDKKVLCMHGGLSPELNSLDQIREISRPIEIPDYGLLCDLLWSDPDPKNQGWGESNRGVSVTFGADKLAEFLEKHDLDLVCRGHQLRMDTSFSENEN, encoded by the exons ATGATGACGACGAAGAGCTCGATGGGGGCCATGGAAGGGGCGGTGCTCGACGACGTGATACACCGGCTGCTGGAGGGCAGGCGGAGCGGCCGCCAGGTCCAGCTGTCGGAGGCGGAGATCCGCCAACTCTGCCTCGAGGCCAAGAACGTCTTCCTCGCCCAGCCCAACCTCCTCGACCTCCACCCCCCCATCAAGATCTGCG gTGATATTCATGGACAATATCTCGACCTTCTCAAGCTGTTTGAAATAGGTGGCTTCCCTCCTAATTCGACTTATTTATTTCTCGGAGACTATGTGGATAGGGGCAAACAAAGCTTGGAGACAATATGTTTGCTCTTGGCATATAAAGTCAAATACCCTGATAAATTCTTTCTTCTACGTGGCAATCATGAAGATGCAAAAATAAATAGAGTCTATGGATTTTACGACGAATGTAAAAGGAGATTCAATGTTCGACTATGGAAGACATTCTGTGATTGCTTTAATTGCTTACCCATGGTAGCACTGATTGAtaaaaaggtattatgcatgcacgGGGGCCTTTCACCGGAGCTGAATAGCTTGGATCAAATTAGAGAAATCTCAAGGCCCATTGAAATCCCAGACTATGGCCTTCTCTGTGATCTACTATGGTCTGATCCTGATCCTAAGAATCAAGGATGGGGCGAAAGCAATCGCGGGGTTTCAGTTACCTTTGGCGCTGATAAACTTGCAGAGTTCTTGGAAAAGCATGATCTTGATCTAGTATGCCGCGGTCATCAA TTGAGGATGGATACGAGTTTTTCGGAGAACGAAAATTAG
- the LOC135587158 gene encoding exocyst complex component SEC15B-like, with translation MRRKVAPDSSAMAAVGGGEGATEVEQAQLSTAIRNGEDLGPFVRRAFASGRPEALLSSLHHFARSKEVEIEDVCKAHYQDFMGAVDDLRSLLSDVDSLKSALADSNAAVQSTVGPLLAALDAYLEARSVADNLTAAIRAARLCSRLFALLARANEHLAADRLYLALRAIAAAERDLLPAAPHPTIRRMLVSLIPAVHAHVERKIFEEFSDWMVQIRVASRHLGQIAIDRASAARQRQAEEQGIRSGSTITTSIFRDHPYSLRLEEEEDDDWSGDDSDDLAAAFSDGEASILDLIPLYRAHHIHTTLGLEERFRRYYFENRKLQLTSDFQVSSLTPFLESHQIFFAQIVGFFIVEDRILCTGGGLIAPPDVDALWEIAITKMVSVLEDQFSRMQTANHFLLIKDYVSLLGVTLHRYCYSVDPLLDVLSKHRDKYHDLLLSDCRRQVSETLAADKFEQMLMKTEFEYSKNVLSFQIQTSDITPAFPYVASFSSSVPDLCVICRSFIKDSISFMSHGGQLDIYPIVKKYLERLLGEVVDGSILHHIESRSLGVSQAMQVAANMVVLEQACNFLFRHAAQLSGIPLRIAEKVRREFPLKKSRIATEELLLGLLRKKINDFMMLTDSISWMADSPPPSGNEYSNEVIIYLETLVSTALQILPIQVLRRILQGVLTYISNTIMGLFLSDTVKRFNLNAVMGIDVDLKRFESFADDQSRLFTDSDDFVANELKLALLEARQLVNLLMCNNPENFLNPVITERSYNKLNYKKVITVTEKFRESSDRLFGTFGTRGARQNPKQKSLDALIKRLKDAS, from the coding sequence ATGCGGCGGAAGGTGGCACCGGATTCATCGGCAATGGCGGCGGTGGGAGGCGGCGAGGGGGCGACGGAGGTGGAGCAGGCGCAGCTGTCCACGGCGATCCGTAACGGAGAGGACCTAGGACCCTTCGTGCGCCGGGCCTTCGCGTCCGGGCGGCCCGAGGCGCTTCTGTCCTCCCTCCATCACTTCGCACGGTCCAAGGAGGTGGAAATCGAGGACGTGTGCAAGGCCCACTACCAGGACTTTATGGGTGCCGTCGACGACCTCCGCTCCCTCCTCTCCGACGTCGACTCCCTCAAGTCTGCCCTCGCCGACTCCAACGCCGCCGTCCAGTCTACCGTCGGCCCCCTACTTGCAGCACTTGACGCCTACCTCGAGGCCCGCTCCGTCGCCGACAACCTCACCGCCGCCATCCGCGCTGCTCGCCTCTGCTCCCGCCTCTTCGCCCTCCTCGCCCGCGCCAACGAGCATCTCGCCGCTGATCGCCTCTACCTCGCGCTCCGCGCCATCGCAGCCGCGGAGCGTGACCTGCTCCCCGCCGCTCCCCACCCCACCATCCGCCGCATGCTCGTCAGCCTCATTCCCGCTGTCCATGCCCACGTCGAGCGGAAGATCTTCGAGGAGTTCTCCGACTGGATGGTCCAGATCCGCGTCGCCAGCCGCCACCTCGGCCAGATCGCCATCGACCGCGCCTCTGCTGCCCGCCAGCGCCAGGCCGAAGAGCAAGGTATTCGCTCCGGCTCCACCATCACTACCTCTATCTTCCGCGACCATCCATACTCCCTCCgcctcgaggaggaggaggatgacgacTGGTCTGGCGACGACTCCGACGACCTCGCCGCGGCCTTCTCTGATGGCGAAGCTTCGATCCTCGATCTCATCCCTCTTTACCGTGCCCACCACATCCACACGACCCTCGGCCTCGAGGAGCGCTTCCGGCGGTACTACTTCGAGAACCGCAAACTGCAACTCACCTCTGACTTCCAGGTCTCCTCCTTGACTCCCTTCCTCGAGTCGCACCAGATCTTCTTCGCACAGATCGTCGGATTCTTCATCGTCGAGGACCGCATCCTCTGCACTGGCGGCGGCCTCATCGCACCGCCCGATGTTGACGCCCTCTGGGAAATCGCCATTACCAAGATGGTGTCAGTGCTCGAGGACCAGTTCTCCCGGATGCAAACGGCTAACCACTTCCTCCTCATCAAGGACTACGTCAGCCTCCTCGGCGTCACACTCCACCGTTACTGTTACTCGGTCGACCCCCTACTTGACGTCCTCTCCAAGCACCGCGACAAATACCATGACCTTCTCCTCTCCGACTGCCGCCGCCAGGTGTCTGAGACCCTTGCCGCCGACAAGTTTGAGCAGATGCTTATGAAAACGGAGTTCGAGTATTCCAAGAACGTGCTCTCCTTTCAGATACAGACATCTGACATCACCCCAGCCTTTCCCTACGTCGCCTCCTTCTCCTCCAGCGTCCCTGACCTCTGCGTCATCTGCCGGTCCTTCATCAAGGACTCGATTAGCTTCATGTCTCACGGTGGGCAGCTTGACATCTACCCTATCGTCAAGAAGTACCTTGAGAGACTCCTGGGTGAGGTCGTTGATGGATCCATTCTACACCACATCGAATCCAGGAGTCTTGGTGTCTCCCAGGCAATGCAGGTGGCTGCCAATATGGTCGTCTTGGAGCAGGCCTGCAACTTCTTGTTTCGCCATGCAGCCCAGCTTTCAGGCATTCCGCTGCGCATAGCAGAGAAGGTAAGAAGGGAGTTTCCTTTGAAGAAGTCTCGTATCGCAACAGAGGAGCTCCTTCTGGGGCTGCTAAGGAAGAAGATCAATGATTTCATGATGCTGACAGACAGTATTAGTTGGATGGCGGACAGCCCACCCCCGAGTGGGAATGAGTACTCCAATGAGGTGATAATATACCTCGAGACATTGGTTTCTACAGCACTGCAGATACTGCCCATCCAAGTCCTTCGACGGATACTTCAGGGTGTCTTGACCTATATATCTAACACTATCATGGGTCTTTTCCTTAGTGACACTGTCAAGAGGTTTAATTTGAATGCAGTGATGGGAATTGATGTTGATCTTAAGAGGTTTGAGTCATTTGCAGACGACCAATCTCGCTTGTTTACTGATTCTGATGATTTCGTTGCTAATGAGTTAAAGCTTGCATTGTTAGAGGCAAGACAGTTGGTTAATCTGCTCATGTGTAACAACCCTGAGAATTTCCTTAACCCAGTGATCACGGAAAGGAGCTACAACAAGCTCAACTACAAGAAGGTGATCACAGTAACTGAGAAGTTCAGGGAATCATCAGATCGGCTATTTGGAACTTTTGGCACAAGGGGTGCAAGGCAGAATCCAAAGCAGAAATCATTAGATGCTTTAATAAAAAGGCTCAAGGATGCTAGCTGA